One genomic segment of Sminthopsis crassicaudata isolate SCR6 chromosome 4, ASM4859323v1, whole genome shotgun sequence includes these proteins:
- the LOC141541390 gene encoding olfactory receptor 10J4-like — MSRANFTTISEFTLEGFSSFGWKHRLILFTIFLTLYLLTLASNALILTLIYLNRQLHTPMYFFLSVLSISETCYTMAIIPCMLNGLLHPYQSITIPGCATQLFFYLIFGVNNCFLLTAMGYDRYVAICNPLRYSVIMGKTTCVQLACGSWSMGLGTAIFQVSSVFTLPFCDVSIISHFFCDIRPLLKLACADTTIKELITLFISLGVIVLPMVLVFISYILIFSTILKIASAEGQRKAFATCAAHLTVVIVHYGCTSFVYLKPKSQNSLEDRLISVSYTVITPLLNPVVYSLRNKEIKDALRRVLGWKTLS, encoded by the coding sequence ATGTCAAGGGCAAATTTTACTACTATAAGTGAGTTTACCCTAGAGGGTTTCTCCAGTTTTGGATGGAAGCATCGGCTCATCCTTTTTACAATTTTCCTCACTCTATACCTACTGACGTTGGCCAGCAATGCTCTCATCTTGACCCTCATCTATCTCAATCGACAACTTCATACACCCATGTACTTCTTCTTGAGTGTACTATCTATCTCAGAGACTTGCTACACTATGGCTATCATACCCTGCATGCTGAATGGACTCTTGCATCCATACCAATCTATTACCATTCCAGGTTGTGCCACACAGCTCTTTTTCTATCTTATCTTTGGTGTCAACAATTGCTTCCTTCTTACAGCCATGGGCTATGACCGCTATGTGGCTATCTGTAACCCCTTGAGATACTCAGTAATCATGGGAAAAACAACATGTGTTCAGCTAGCATGTGGGTCCTGGAGCATGGGCCTTGGCACAGCCATCTTTCAGGTGTCATCTGTGTTTACTCTGCCTTTCTGCGATGTTAGcatcatttcccatttcttttgtgACATTCGTCCCTTGCTGAAACTTGCCTGTGCAGACACAACTATTAAAGAGCTCATCACCTTGTTCATCAGTTTGGGTGTTATCGTTCTACCTATGGTCTTGGTCTTCATCTCCtacattctcattttttccaccatcctcaagATTGCCTCTGCTGAGGGGCAACGGAAGGCTTTTGCTACTTGTGCCGCTCATCTCACTGTGGTCATTGTCCATTATGGCTGTACTTCCTTTGTCTATCTCAAGCCCAAGTCTCAGAATTCCCTGGAAGACAGACTTATATCAGTGTCTTACACTGTCATCACGCCCTTACTGAATCCTGTTGTGTATAGCCTGAGGAATAAGGAGATCAAAGATGCCTTACGCAGAGTCCTAGGCTGGAAAACCTTGTCCTAG